The genomic window TATTCTCAATAGCTCCCCAAGAAGAATCAATATCGCGAGGAAGTACTATAGCAGCCTCATCTCCTGGTTCGGCCCGAAAATAAGTAACAGATGCAAGAAGAACGCGAAAAGGTCTTCCATTGGCAATTACATAATAATTACCTGTCTCGTCTTGCATAACGATACCTAAAGCATGTCGTCGTTCTACAGGACCAACTTGTTTATAGATAAAAGAACCTTCTCCTGTTATAGTAAGTTTTAGGAAGTCACCTTCGACAAGTTTTGATTTAGAAGCATAGTTTGCAGGAACAGGATATTGTTTTCCATCTGTCCCAAACATAATTTGACCATCAAAAGTTCCTTGAACAATGGTAGTACCATCATCAAAACCTTCTATTTTATGACGTCGGCCAACTTTTTTCTTTCCTTCTAATTGTAAAAGCATTGCCTTAGCGCTTTGAATAGTTTTTTCTGCGCTCGTAATCATATCCCGAAGAGAATCTATTCTTTGAGATCGTTGCTGTTCATCTAATTGGGTGGTGTCGTTTGTATTTGTCATACTTTTTTGATTATCAGGCGACGAAAAAACATCGCCGAACTTTTTGTTTTATAAATTGATTACATTTGAGTATAGCATGCTTTTTTAATTTGGCAAGTTTTTTACAGTTCCTCATTATGCTAATCGAGGAAGGATAAATTTTTTCGGTATTTCTTATACTATAGTATATACGAGTTTATCGACGAGTATCTTTCAAATAAAATTTTGGAGGTATTTATAGAGAAAGAAACTACTTAATTATAAAAAGAATTTTTTTAATTTTTTATTTTTACTTTTTAAAATGAAGTGAAAAAATGAAATGAAAAAAAACATAACTATTAATTTTTTATGGCAGATCTTTAGGCACTAGAATAAATGTATAGAATTTTCCTTTTTATTTAAGGAAAATTAAAAATATTTTTTTTCTATTCTTTATGTTGTATTTTGAAAAGAGAATAAGAAATTATAAAGCATAAAAGAGTTCTAATTAAGAAACAAAATATGTATTTTTTTGAGAAAAAAATACGCTTTATTGAAAGATTTGTAGAAGATCTTGACAAGTGTTTGAGAGTCTGTATACTGGGAAAAGCATTGAAGTAGCGGTCCGACTGGACCCATTTACAACACAAGGTACTTGAGGTGTAAGTATCGAAAAGGAGAACACATGAATTGCGTATCTATTTATTTTTATTTTAAAAATAAATAAACGAAGTGATGTGTCCTTCTTTTACGAGAAGCGCCTCACGGCGTTTCTTTCTTTTTTGAAGAAAGAAATTAGACACAAGAACATTAACAATTTTTATCATCATCACAATTTTGTGCGATTAGTCCCAGAACTTTACTTGAGTCTTTTCAGAGAAGTTAGTCAAGTAAAGGGAAGGTTCTCTTCGTCTAAGTTTTACTTGGACGTCGTAAACTTTGTTTTTCATAAGATTTTTCTCAAAAATCTTTTTTTATAGAGAGTTTGATCCTGGCTCAGGATGAACGCTGGCGGCGTGGATAAGGCATGCAAGTCGAGAGGGTTTAGACCCTCGGCAAACGGGTTAGTAACGCGTGGGAACGTGCCCCAAAGTCATGAATAACTCGAAGAAATTCGAGATAATACATGATATGCTCTACGGAGTAAAGATTTATCGCTTTGGGAGCGGCCCGCGTCCTATCAGCTTGTTGGTAAGGTAATGGCTTACCAAGGCTACGACGGGTAGGGGGCGTGAGAGCGTGACCCCCAACATTGGCACTGAGACACTGGCCAAACACCTACGGGTGGCTGCAGTCGAGAATATTCCACAATGGACGAAAGTCTGATGGAGCGACGCCGCGTGCGGGATGAAGGTATTCGTATTGTAAACCGCTTTTCTGTGAGAAGAATTTCGATGACGGTATCACAGGAATAAGAGGTTACTAACTCTGTGCCAGCAGTAGCGGTAATACAGAGACCTCAAGCGTTATCCGGATTTATTGGGCGTAAAGAGTGAGCAGGCGGATATGTTAGTCGGACGTTAAATTTTCGGGCTCAACTCGAAACTCGCGTTCGAAACGGCATATCTAGAGAGTGTGAGGGACCAATAGAACTCATGGTGTAGTAGTGAAATGCGTTGATATCATGAGGAATACCTAAGGCGAAGGCATTTGGTTGGCACATTTCTGACGCTCAGTCACGAAAGCACGGGGAGCGAATAGGATTAGATACCCTAGTAGTCCGTGCCGTAAACGATGCATACTAGGCATTGGGGAAATCGACCTCCTCAGTGTCGAAGCTAACGCGTTAAGTATGCCGCCTGGGAAGTACGAGCGCAAGCTTAAAACTCAAAGGAATAGACGGGGATCCGCACAAGTGGTGGAGCGTGTGGTTTAATTCGATGGTAAGCGAGGCACCTCACCAGGGCTTGAAACTGAACTGCAATATCTGGAAACAGGTATGCCTTCGAGGGTGTTCAGCAGGTGTTGCATGGTTGTCGTCAGCTCGTGCCGTAAGGTGTTCCCTTAAGTGGGGTAACGAGCGCAACCCCTATTGTATGTTATACATGTCATACAAGACTGCCCAGCCTAGAAATCGTGAAACTTTACATTTTTTGTAATGGTTTTCGTGATTTGTAGGCTGGGAGGAAGGAGGGGATGACGTCAAATCAGCATGGCCCTTTGACGCCCTGGGCGACACACGCGCTACAATGGCCGATACAGAGGGTTGCCAAACCGCGAGGTGGAGCTAATCTCAAAAAATCGGTCTCAGTTCGGATTGGAGTCTGCAACTCGACTCCATGAAGCTGGAATCACTAGTAATCGGGAATCAGCCACGTCCCGGTGAATGCGTTCTCGGATCTTGTACTCACCGCCCGTCACACCAAGAGAGCTGGCAACACCAGAAAGCCCCGTTTTATACCGGGGATTACGGTGGGGTCGGTGATAAGGGTGAAGTCGTAACAAGGCATCCGTAGCGGAAGCTGTGGATGGATCACCTCCTTTCTAGGGAGATAATGGTGAACACTTACATATTCTTTATTGGGTATGTAAGACCAACCTACGGTCGAGAGAGTCCCGTGGGGCTGGTCGCACAAAGTTGTGATAAACTTTTTTTGAAAAACAGGGAGAAAATCTCTGTTTTTGTTTTTCTTGAAATATAAAAAAAGAAACGAAATAATGTCGTTTCTTTTAAAAAAAGAACTATACAAAAAGAGGATTTTTGTTTTTATTATGAAAAAGAGAAATTCGGAATATCTTTAGAGATATCCTCGAGATGTTGCATAGGATCGACCGAGTGAATAATTTCTTGTCCAACCATTAAAATGCAATGTTCTCCTCCATTTTGATATATTTTTCGAAGAGAAAGAATTCGATTACTCTGATGAGTTCTTTTATCCGAATAGTTTTCAAAAGGGACGAGAAGAAGAAAATCCTTTTCAATTCCTGGAATTTTTCGAATACCAAGAATTTCTTTTGGAGGACAGATAATACCCTCAAATTGTGATCGAAATGCAATTTTGGCAAGGCGTTGAATTTGAATTTCGGTTTTTGGAAGAAATCCAATTTCGTTGAGATCTTGAGGATCTAAATTTGATAAAACCGTTTCGGCTATAAGAAGAGGCTTAATACTATGCTTCATAGTATTAACATAATTTCTTATAGCATGAAGACCTTTCGTTGAACTGAAAGCACTTACACTTAGCATCCAAATTTCGAGATGAGACAAAGAATGGATGGCTCTTACCATGGTCTCAGGTATATCATTAAATTTGAGGTCAAGAAATATTTGAAACCCTCTTTTGGTGAGGTGTTTTATTATATCAGGCCCTGT from Candidatus Moraniibacteriota bacterium includes these protein-coding regions:
- a CDS encoding orotidine 5'-phosphate decarboxylase gives rise to the protein MNNPKIIVDLDHFYTQTQALAFAMYIDPNQIGLRIGLSLFVRTGPDIIKHLTKRGFQIFLDLKFNDIPETMVRAIHSLSHLEIWMLSVSAFSSTKGLHAIRNYVNTMKHSIKPLLIAETVLSNLDPQDLNEIGFLPKTEIQIQRLAKIAFRSQFEGIICPPKEILGIRKIPGIEKDFLLLVPFENYSDKRTHQSNRILSLRKIYQNGGEHCILMVGQEIIHSVDPMQHLEDISKDIPNFSFS